A stretch of the Lolium perenne isolate Kyuss_39 chromosome 3, Kyuss_2.0, whole genome shotgun sequence genome encodes the following:
- the LOC127343618 gene encoding protein MLN51 homolog, translated as MAEAAAAAAAEEGEYVSDVDDSPVLALRRRAEASDDDDDDDDDDDDDDSGGGGGGGGGGGGGGSGSPPPSTVVVCSDSDSDGQGAAELYGEDEGSEKCQGSQEDFGAGRSGGGGDAKEVADEGKYDDEEEEEEAQAKGGAAADGEDKAKKEPYAEPRIGAFFMHDDRFHDKENHSRPRHREFFGGQKLRHPKDDSVWVHDLFDEINIHDVQHDNIRRPTIPFGPWAGDRTHGVNHGYLEGTKSPSYYHGNRADYKYIPKSSLTRYESSNNYNRFPNEAHTSYDNSKNYRSIPRKLHSYYDDNNFDNARREPPTYHLKGIGYAPNVYRGKPSRPYQPHWKSTFGISSVQRNRTYSRSQNEEACSSAGEGKCYYRTSDLQNEQDIPLKEKLPLIQRRKAPPAIFSKLFTTSVHMAHSSLKTQYRPVLGVKPFVPSGGHENAVDSGSTVSIKAMPSLGSHSSVSTSNNYSQYSKSRDQGGGLNNVYQQRSVQQLQPRQRASTQIFHQNIVNKNNIQSHPQATSTSSTEDAETSPPPGSKNSEAPAVVIGQTDKEEPVSASFSHDGGQALRDQGFPGTPASLPAMQFSGQHPNRPDIPSIGMALPGVLSHQLGGNSEMNHLTWLPTLSGAAGSFGETYHPCYLGSYYPQPSQLSSSSVSSRNHSVTGVPVSLNSHEISEVVDQELQQRKNKPRRYSEMSFAS; from the exons ATGgctgaggcggcggcggcggcggcggcggaggagggggaGTACGTGAGCGACGTCGACGACTCGCCCGTCCTGGCGTTGAGGCGTCGCGCGGAggcgagcgacgacgacgacgacgacgacgacgacgacgacgacgacgacagcggcggcggcggcggcggcggcggcggcggcggcggcggcggaagtggctcgccgccgccgtcgacggTGGTCGTCTGCTCCGATTCCGACTCCGACGGGCAGGGCGCCGCCGAGTTGTACGGCGAAGACGAGGGTTCTGAGAAATGCCAGGGGTCGCAAGAGGATTTCGGCGCAGGGcgtagtggtggtggtggagatgccAAGGAAGTGGCGGATGAGGGGAagtacgacgacgaggaggaggaggaggaggcccaggcgAAGGGGGGAGCCGCAGCGGACGGAGAGGACAAGGCGAAGAAGGAGCCCTACGCCGAGCCGAGGATTGGTGCCTTCTTCATGCACGATGATCGCTTCCACGACAAGGAAAACCACAGCCGACCCCGCCACAG GGAGTTTTTCGGTGGCCAAAAGTTAAGGCATCCGAAAGATGACAGTGTGTGGGTGCATGATCTGTTTGATGAGATAAATATCCATGATGTTCAGCATGACAAT ATAAGGAGGCCAACAATTCCTTTTGGACCATGGGCTGGTGATAGAACTCATGGTGTTAACCATGGTTATCTTGAAGGAACCAAATCACCATCATACTATCATGGTAACAGGGCAGACTACAAGTATATCCCAAAGAGCTCCCTTACTCGCTACGAAAGCAGCAACAACTATAACAGGTTTCCAAATGAAGCCCACACTTCCTATGACAATTCCAAGAACTACAGAAGTATTCCAAGAAAACTCCACTCCTACTATGACGATAACAACTTTGATAATGCCCGAAGAGAACCTCCTACCTATCATCTGAAAGGTATAGGTTATGCACCAAATGTTTACAGAGGGAAACCATCTAGGCCCTACCAACCTCACTGGAAGAGTACTTTTGGAATCTCTTCGGTGCAAAGAAATAG GACATATTCCAGATCACAGAATGAAGAGGCTTGTTCCAGTGCAGGTGAGGGGAAGTGCTATTATCGGACTTCAGACTTGCAGAATGAGCAAGATATTCCTTTGAAGGAAAAACTCCCCTTGATTCAAAGAAGAAAAGCGCCGCCTGCAATTTTTAGTAAACTCTTCACAACCTCCGTTCATATGGCACATAGTTCTCTGAAAACACAATATCGTCCTGTTTTGGGGGTGAAGCCTTTTGTTCCATCTGGTGGGCATGAAAATGCTGTTGATTCTGGTAGTACAGTTTCCATAAAAGCCATGCCCAGCCTTGGTTCTCATTCATCTGTATCAACATCAAACAACTACAGCCAATATTCAAAATCCAGGGACCAAGGAGGTGGTTTGAACAATG TCTATCAGCAAAGGTCAGTTCAGCAACTCCAACCGAGACAAAGGGCATCTACTCAGATATTTCATCAAAACATTGTCAACAAAAACAACATTCAGTCTCATCCACAAGCTACATCGACAAGTTCAACTGAAGATGCAGAGACCAGTCCGCCTCCTGGATCAAAGAATTCTGAAGCACCTGCTGTGGTAATAGGGCAAACTGATAAGGAGGAACCAGTGAGTGCTTCTTTTTCGCATGACGGTGGTCAAGCTCTTCGTGACCAAGGGTTCCCTGGTACTCCAGCATCATTGCCAG CTATGCAGTTCAGCGGCCAGCATCCTAACAGACCTGATATTCCTTCAATTGGTATGGCTTTGCCAGGAGTTTTGTCGCACCAACTTGGTGGCAATTCTGAGATGAATCACCTGACTTG GCTGCCAACATTGTCTGGTGCTGCTGGGTCTTTTGGGGAAACATATCATCCTTGTTATCTTGGCAGTTATTATCCTCAACCTTCTCAACTTTCATCTTCATCAGTATCCTCAAG AAACCATAGTGTGACTGGTGTTCCTGTTTCATTGAACTCCCATGAGATATCAG AGGTTGTAGATCAAGAACTTCAGCAACGCAAGAACAAACCTCGCAG ATACTCCGAGATGAGCTTTGCATCATGA